One region of Anoplopoma fimbria isolate UVic2021 breed Golden Eagle Sablefish chromosome 10, Afim_UVic_2022, whole genome shotgun sequence genomic DNA includes:
- the LOC129097657 gene encoding uncharacterized protein LOC129097657, with amino-acid sequence MNMMNMMNMKLSVRPYAPCPRSAWIHPHVPNDNFDRVCKNIWRRANEAKEELRGQSSPERQNDKDCRTSDSKPSHRAEEHQKEADDLGLSTRYEENKQQRHTAFTLPRPYLSGHRHPHVAKPARELNPVMEEEMKRKEEAKWKKKSEEDARDKQSNVANYDSKIWYLQSSSEGEEQSSETEPEPPVTNPVCSTDEGHTLRLEDEEVPSLSKCESEGEKNIISSCDSNSSDDDNDFVALPRVRSCGTDNSDGDSESENNDCDEEENEFPHSFDELSSDSEQDSPVYRFGSLDFPPLSTIKAGIPPCPTERPASGKMHSQWEMPRTLHPHDIPTATLAGGVTAHAQAPVQGEAKAPQANSQNIAPPPSAAPTQLEAYDLSADFPALQPPKKPLALGELRDGNPKTKGPEGKRRHTRPQNQCQESGASHQRRMENVPHEVSSICAGDQKSVLDLQTFGQGIPPPIICEELKANNQLLLRVAGTDGLDAYARSWASAAKGGMKQAAAPQEKARPCTFQSTVTINRAKARYSAVQNFPNKVIPSCRAATPMCHGPRPRNPNTFVRPGYPAAHQHFGAQVNRANCPPGVRYPLFPFQQTRGKRAKHTHV; translated from the exons ATGAACATGATGAACATGATGAACATGAAGCTCTCCGTTCGTCCCTACGCTCCGTGTCCGCGCTCCGCATGGATCCACCCTCACGTCCCCAACGACAACTTTGATCGAGTCTGCAAAAACATCTGGAGAAGAGCAAACGAGGCCAAGGAGGAActcagaggtcaaagttcacctGAGAGACAGAACGATAAAGACTGCAGGACATCAGACAGCAAACCCAGTCATCG GGCCGAGGAGCATCAGAAAGAGGCAGATGATTTGGGTCTGAGCACACGATATGAGGAGAACAAGCAGCAACGCCACACAGCTTTCACCCTTCCTCGCCCTTATCTCTCAGGCCACAGACATCCCCATGTTGCCAAGCCTGCACGGGAACTGAACCCTGTGATGGAAGAAGAGATGAAACGAAAGGAGGAggcaaagtggaaaaaaaaatcg GAGGAAGATGCGCGAGATAAACAAAGTAATGTGGCAAATTACGATTCGAAGATTTGGTACCTCCAATCCAGCAGCGAAGGAGAAGAACAGAGCTCTGAAACTGAACCTGAACCTCCGGTGACTAATCCTGTCTGCTCCACCGATGAGGGCCACACCCTACGCCTGGAGGATGAGGAAGTTCCTTCACTTTCTAAATGCGAAAGTGAGGGCGAGAAGAACATAATTAGCAGTTGTGACAGCAATTCTAGCGACGATGATAATGATTTCGTAGCTCTACCTCGGGTGAGAAGTTGTGGCACTGATAACAGTGACGGCGACTCAGAGAGTGAAAACAATgactgtgatgaagaggaaaatGAGTTTCCACACTCATTTGATGAATTAAGCTCCGACAGCGAGCAGGATTCCCCGGTTTATAGATTCGGGAGCTTGGACTTTCCACCGCTATCTACCATAAAGGCTGGCATTCCACCATGTCCCACAGAGCGTCCAGCCTCGGGGAAGATGCATAGCCAGTGGGAGATGCCCCGTACATTACACCCACATGACATCCCCACTGCCACTTTGGCAGGCGGCGTGACCGCCCATGCACAGGCTCCTGTCCAAGGGGAAGCAAAAGCACCTCAGGCAAACTCTCAAAACATTGCACCACCACCATCAGCAGCCCCGACACAGCTGGAGGCTTATGACCTATCGGCTGACTTCCCGGCTCTGCAGCCCCCAAAGAAACCTTTAGCGTTGGGTGAATTGCGTGATGGGAATCCCAAGACCAAAGGTCCAGAGGGGAAAAGACGGCATACTCGCCCACAAAACCAATGCCAAGAGAGCGGGGCTTCCCATCAGAGGAGGATGGAAAATGTGCCCCACGAGGTCTCCTCCATCTGTGCAGGAGATCAGAAATCTGTGCTGGACCTTCAAACATTTGGCCAAGGCATCCCTCCTCCCATCATCTGTGAGGAACTGAAGGCCAACAACCAGCTGCTTCTTAGAG TTGCAGGTACAGATGGCCTGGATGCGTATGCCAGGTCCTGGGCTAGCGCTGCCAAGGGGGGCATGAAGCAAGCAGCTGCCCCTCAGGAGAAAGCCAGACCTTGTACCTTTCAGTCGACAGTTACCATTAACAGAGCCAAAG CCAGGTATTCTGCCGTTCAGAACTTCCCCAACAAAGTGATTCCTTCCTGTCGGGCAGCCACTCCTATGTGTCACGGGCCTCGACCTCGCAACCCAAACACGTTTGTTAGACCTGGCTATCCTGCAGCACATCAG